The genomic region GGGGCGCAGCGTCACACCCGCGCCGTACCTGACCAGTTCGGTGGTGGCGACCGAGGTGCTCCTCGGGCTCGACACACGGAGTGGCCCGGTCGCCGATCTGCTCACCGCGCTCGCCTCCGGCCGGAGTGTCGCGGTGCTCGCCGTGCCGCTCCCCACCGCCCCCGGCGTGTCGCACGAGCGCCCCGGGCCGACCGGCACGGTCACCGGGGTCGCGGACGCCGTCGCGGCTCAGGTACTGCTGGTGCCCACCGGTGAAGGGCTGTACGCGGTGGAGACGGAGGCGCCCGGGGTGATTGTCGAGCCACAGGTCCCGCTCGACCTCACCCGCCCGCTCGCCGCCGTCACCTTCGAAGGGGCGCAGGGCAAGCTCCTCGCGGACGCGCCGACTTCGCGCGCGGCGGTGGACCGGGGCCTGCTCGCCGGCGCCGGGCTGCTCGCCTCGGAGCAGCTGGGAATCGCCGAATGGTGCCTGGAGGAGACGGTCCGGTACACGAAGGAGCGCCACCAGTTCAACCGTCCTGTCGGCGGATTCCAGGCGCTCAAGCACCGGATGGCCCAGCTCTGGCTGGAGGTCGTGTCGGCACGGGCCGCTGCCCGCAACGCGGCCGACGCGCTCGCGACCGGCAGCCCCGAAGCCGCGCTCGCGGTGTCGGTGGCCCAGGCGTACTGCGGACGTGTCGCGGTGCACGCAGCCGAGGAGTGCGTCCAACTGCACGGCGGGATCGGCATGACGTGGGAGCACCCCGCGCACCTCTACCTCAAGCGCGCCAAGTCCGACTCCGTGGCCCTCGGGTCGGCGGGCACACACCGCGCGGCGCTGGCGGAACTGGTGGATCTGCCGGGCCCCTGGTAGCCACAGGGTGACCATCACCGTCAGTCAACACCCGTACGGCGTACAGCTCTTGCGCCATTGAGGGGTGCCTCCTCCGCCACACTGGCGGCCGAATGCCGCATATCCGGTGCGGCGGAGGAGGACGACCATGGCCATCTCGATCTCGCTCGTGCTGTTTCTCGTGGTCCTCGCAGGGATCTTCCTGCGCGGCGGCGGGCTCAAACTCTCACACGCGATCGTCTGCGCCCTGCTCGGCTTCAGCCTGGCGAGTACCAGCATCGCGCCGACCATCCAGCAAGGGGTCACCGGAACCGCTGACATGGTCGCCCGCATCCATCCCTGACAGGCCCGAGCCGCCCGGTCGGAGCAGCCGCGACCGGATCAGGAAGCGCACGCCTTCCGGGGCCTCCAGGGAGAATCCGCTGCCCCGTCCCGCCACCACATCGACGATCAGCCGGGTGTGCGCCCACACCTGCTGCTGACTCGCCGAGATCCAGAACGGGACGGGTTCGGCCACCCCGTCGACGAGAAGTGACTCCAGCAGTACGTCGGAGTCGCCGGTACGGAATTCACCCGCCGGAAAACACATCGGCGCACTGCCGTCGCAGCAGCCTCCCGACTGGTGGAACATCAGCGGGCCATGGGTCTCCCGCAGCTGCCGCACCAGATCGGCTGCCGCGGGAGTCAGTTCCACGCGCGGAGTGTCGGACATCGCGCTCTCCCCGTCGTCGCTCGGCCAGCTCCTGGAAGAAGCCGGGCCACTCCGGCGAGCGGCCGACCAGGAAGCCCCCGGTCCCACCGGACCGCCGTCACGGCATGTCCCAGCCAACGCCCCGGGACGTTGCGTGAGGGTTGCAGGCCCGGCCGGCCCGGTCTACGGACGGGGGCCGACCACCTCCGAACCCTCGGTGACGGTGATGGCCAGCGCCGGACAGGAATCCGCCGCGTCCAGGGCGACCTCCTGCGGAGAGATCTCCTCCCGGAGCGCCTGGGAGCGCTCGCCCTCCAGCCGGAACAGCCCGGGAGCGGTGCCCGCGCAGATCCCCGAGCCGATGCACACATGCCGGTCGACCTCGATGCGCCACGTCATGCTCACCACCCCACCGGCATGGAACGCGGTCCGCGCACCAGCATCTCGGTCTTCCACACGATGTCCCCGGTCACCCGAAGACCGGGCAACGTCAGGACCAACGCCCGCAACGCCTCCTGCAGTTCGAGCCGGGCGAGCGGCGCTCCCAGGCAGTGGTGC from Streptomyces sp. NBC_01267 harbors:
- a CDS encoding ferredoxin — translated: MTWRIEVDRHVCIGSGICAGTAPGLFRLEGERSQALREEISPQEVALDAADSCPALAITVTEGSEVVGPRP
- a CDS encoding acyl-CoA dehydrogenase family protein is translated as MTDLLYSQTEDDLRSAVRSLLAGRRDTPALLAGAESGTPYDPQLWAALAAEMGTAGLLVPEQLGGQGASHREAAVVLEELGRSVTPAPYLTSSVVATEVLLGLDTRSGPVADLLTALASGRSVAVLAVPLPTAPGVSHERPGPTGTVTGVADAVAAQVLLVPTGEGLYAVETEAPGVIVEPQVPLDLTRPLAAVTFEGAQGKLLADAPTSRAAVDRGLLAGAGLLASEQLGIAEWCLEETVRYTKERHQFNRPVGGFQALKHRMAQLWLEVVSARAAARNAADALATGSPEAALAVSVAQAYCGRVAVHAAEECVQLHGGIGMTWEHPAHLYLKRAKSDSVALGSAGTHRAALAELVDLPGPW